The following proteins are encoded in a genomic region of Amphiura filiformis chromosome 18, Afil_fr2py, whole genome shotgun sequence:
- the LOC140139805 gene encoding uncharacterized protein, with the protein MAEINSVFVFYFMIFVAASRKSHAINDYEENDVRFSTPIGQKDSRGPIEVLRQDKWSSICRNNEDYGREAVVICRQMGYVGGWPQHYTQYVKPSLAKIVCKTGDEPSITSCDVTDPIECIGNITIGVWCYNDTGARLIGYDAPNAGRVQVQFSNKWMDVCFFGTQYDRTWESRNLQVLCRHLGYPGLMLTMNVTSMSSSGVDAIDDFKCLGDEPLLQNCLPDLPTTGCSGNQYVFSSCAGPGYIGCFLEPTQGDYLLPDYPVGGDGVSRWTHHNMTIQSCIVSCIELPGNMQYAGLRGGNECYCGKEEREQEFSIYKKDDTKCNMRCAGNHNEICGGSSSWLSIYDVRIGFCNDPGFPENGRRALNDIPERRMFAFGSLVTYECFLGFILVGSPTIQCVIGHYSNQSVWNASIPVCMEIPSTTTNVLTTTQEEAIDLVAPRSNNAPGSRLLIGATVGGCVVLLLVVVMIFLIFRKQQKKGKTTQAENPDSSNLNGKSNCYGLVPDETKPVQLSTLMRNSERSAAGNEHAHEQVPDMYEYAEVNCDTDIPSNMPEYDVVNKEPDDSTNIQAYDVVNPDDNPDVTTNIPAYDVVNDEETYCDINLPSEADNLPEYDIINPNPSTSGQLESTSGALAKRTASFPSYALVNKKKYTDQTDAYTYADIGDIPPQINGEIPGSTGNEIGGNQVGWADNALYAEAGAGCDEKGKEGIAVEENEENGWAENSIYDI; encoded by the exons ATGGCTGAAATTAACAGCGTGTTTGTGTTTTATTTCATGATATTTGTAGCCGCGTCACGAAAATCGCATGCAATCAACGATTATG AAGAGAATGATGTCAGATTTAGCACCCCGATAGGTCAGAAAGATAGTCGTGGGCCTATTGAGGTACTGCGTCAGGACAAATGGTCATCAATCTGCCGTAACAATGAAGATTATGGAAGAGAAGCTGTGGTCATTTGCAGACAGATGGGCTATGTTGGCGGGTGGCCACAACATTACACACAATATGTCAAACCGTCTCTTGCTAAAATAGTTTGCAAAACAGGTG ATGAGCCATCGATAACATCATGTGATGTAACTGACCCAATAGAGTGCATCGGTAACATAACCATTGGAGTCTGGTGTTATA ATGACACCGGAGCAAGACTTATAGGCTATGACGCCCCCAATGCTGGTAGAGTTCAAGTGCAGTTTAGCAACAAATGGATGGATGTGTGCTTCTTTGGAACTCAATATGATCGTACATGGGAATCGAGAAATTTACAG GTTCTTTGTCGACATCTGGGTTATCCTGGATTAATGTTAACCATGAATGTCACATCAATGTCTTCCAGCGGTGTGGATGCTATTGATGATTTTAAGTGCCTTGGAG ATGAACCTTTGCTACAGAATTGCCTCCCCGACTTACCAACAACTGGATGTTCCGGAAATCAGTATGTGTTCTCTTCATGCGCTG GTCCCGGCTATATAGGCTGTTTTCTAGAACCAACTCAGGGCGATTATCTACTACCCGACTATCCTGTAGGTGGCGACGGAGTGTCACGTTGGACCCACCACAATATGACGATTCAAAGTTGTATCGTGAGCTGCATTGAACTTCCAGGAAATATGCAATACGCGGGACTCAGAGGAGGAAACGAGTGCTACTGTGGCAAAGAGGAACGTGAACAGGAATTTAGTATTTATAAAAAAGATGACACAAAGTGCAATATGCGTTGTGCTGGTAATCATAATGAGATATGCGGTGGATCCAGTAGTTGGCTGTCTATTTACGATG TTCGTATTGGATTTTGTAATGATCCTGGATTCCCTGAAAACGGACGGCGTGCATTGAATGATATCCCCGAAAGGCGAATGTTTGCCTTCGGTAGTTTGGTTACATATGAGTGTTTTCTTGGCTTCATTCTTGTGGGGTCTCCAACTATACAGTGCGTCATTGGCCATTATTCTAATCAGTCGGTATGGAATGCTTCAATCCCTGTATGTATGG AGATTCCATCAACAACTACAAATGTCTTGACAACCACACAAGAGGAGGCCATCGATCTCGTTGCTCCACGATCAAATAATGCACCTG GGTCAAGATTACTGATTGGTGCTACAGTAGGAGGCTGTGTTGTTCTTTTACTTGTCGTGGTTATGATCTTCCTCATTTTCAG AAAACAGCAGAAGAAGGGCAAAACGACACAGGCTGAAAATCCCGATTCTTCTAATTTGAATGGAAAATCTAACTGTTATGGACTTGTTCCTGATGAAACTAAGCCGGTTCAACTCTCGACCCTGATGAGAAATAGCGAGAGATCAGCAGCAGGTAATGAACATGCGCATGAACAAGTTCCTGATATGTACGAATACGCCGAAGTTAACTGCGATACGGATATACCTTCAAATATGCCGGAATATGATGTTGTTAACAAAGAACCAGACGACTCGACGAATATCCAGGCGTATGATGTTGTCAATCCAGACGATAATCCCGATGTCACTACAAATATTCCGGCATATGATGTGGTGAATGACGAAGAAACATATTGCGACATTAATTTACCGTCCGAAGCAGACAATTTGCCAGAATATGATATTATAAACCCCAACCCCTCCACTTCCGGGCAACTCGAAAGTACTTCCGGAGCGCTGGCGAAACGAACAGCAAGTTTTCCATCCTATGCCCTGGTTAATAAGAAAAAGTATACCGACCAAACAGATGCTTATACCTATGCCGATATTGGTGATATTCCACCCCAGATTAATGGGGAAATACCTGGTTCCACTGGCAACGAAATTGGCGGGAATCAAGTAGGATGGGCAGACAATGCACTTTATGCTGAGGCAGGTGCCGGTTGtgatgaaaaaggaaaagaaggaaTCGCTGTCGAAGAAAATGAAGAGAATGGTTGGGCGGAAAATTCAATTTATGACATTTGA